In a single window of the Blastopirellula retiformator genome:
- the thiS gene encoding sulfur carrier protein ThiS: MKIRVNAADHEAPPEATVADLIAQLGMNPKFVAVELNQQLAPRKRHAEIRLTEGDEVEIVTLVGGG; the protein is encoded by the coding sequence ATGAAGATTCGCGTAAACGCCGCCGACCATGAAGCGCCCCCCGAGGCGACTGTGGCCGACCTGATCGCCCAGCTCGGGATGAACCCCAAGTTTGTTGCGGTCGAATTGAATCAGCAGCTCGCTCCCCGCAAACGTCACGCCGAGATCCGGCTGACCGAAGGGGACGAGGTCGAAATCGTCACGCTGGTAGGAGGGGGTTAA